In Aspergillus fumigatus Af293 chromosome 2, whole genome shotgun sequence, a genomic segment contains:
- a CDS encoding endonuclease/exonuclease/phosphatase family protein: MTSKLIPQLAKKLPTAKSTMTMRLDRDNRQPFYHYFNNTWTPIRTSADITKTTSTPNLHQTHNKTRIRLTTWNIDFQTPLGRERMAAALEYLSDQHNTQPDNEIPSIIFLQEMVESDLQLIQESGWIREKFFITDISSDHWRGSYGTTTMIDKHLVVRGVFRVPYSNSRMERDGLFVDIDVGRPGAEGERILRLCNTHLESLVSHPPRRPVQLRLASSFMHGPGPASEPQDEGMYTPPTPYAAILAGDLNAFALEDRSAPEECGLRDAFLALGGREGTEESFTWGQQVPDWMRERFGCSRMDKILYCGGVEAKSLRRIGEGVTVMMTFNQSESEYEDVSDEEVWVTDHLGLQGEFEILSSSC, encoded by the exons ATGACCTCAAAACTAATTCCTCAACTCGCGAAGAAACTGCCCACTGCAAAATCCACCATGACTATGAGACTCGACCGCGACAACCGACAACCCTTCTACCACTACTTCAACAACACCTGGACGCCAATCCGAACTTCAGCAGACATCACTAAAACCACCAGCACTCCTAATCTCCATCAAACCCACAACAAAACCAGAATCCGATTAACAACATGGAATATCGACTTCCAGACTCCCCTGGGCCGCGAACGCATGGCCGCAGCACTGGAGTACCTGTCCGACCAGCACAACACCCAGCCCGACAATGAGATCCCAtcaatcatcttcctccaggaAATGGTCGAGTCGGATCTGCAGCTAATCCAAGAATCGGGCTGGATACGGGAGaagttcttcatcactgaCATCAGCAGCGATCATTGGCGCGGGTCGTAcgggacgacgacgatgatcGATAAACACTTAGTTGTGCGGGGCGTATTCCGGGTACCGTATTCGAATTcaaggatggagagagaTGGATTGTTCGTTGATATTGATGTTGGGCGCCCGGGGGCTGAGGGTG AACGCATCTTACGCCTGTGCAATACACATCTCGAGAGTCTTGTTTCTCACCCCCCCAGACGACCGGTGCAGCTACGTCTCGCCTCGAGCTTCATGCATGGGCCCGGCCCTGCGTCTGAACCGCAAGATGAGGGGATGTATACGCCGCCGACTCCCTATGCGGCTATTCTTGCAGGTGACCTCAACGCCTTTGCGTTGGAGGATCGCTCCGCGCCGGAGGAGTGCGGGCTCAGAGATGCGTTCTTGGCTCTGGGCGGGAGAGAAGGGACGGAGGAGAGTTTCACGTGGGGTCAGCAGGTGCCGGATTGGATGAGGGAGCGGTTTGGGTGTAGTCGTATGGATAAGATTTTGTATTGTGGGGGGGTTGAGGCGAAGAGTCTGAGAAGGATTGGGGAGGGGGTCACGGTGATGATGACCTTTAATCAGTCCGAGAGTGAGTATGAAGATGTCTCTGATGAAGAGGTCTGGGTCACGGATCACTTGGGCCTACAAGGGGAGTTCGAAATCTTGTCATCGAGCTGTTGA
- a CDS encoding serine/threonine-protein kinase — translation MELLSLWQKDANHGMVVLVSSMFNKLSGQPESYEKKALYRFGRTLGAGTYGIVREAESSGGKVAIKIILKKNVRGNERMVYDELEMLQALDHPNIVHFVDWFESKDKFYIVTQLATGGELFDRICEYGKFTEKDASQTIRQVLDAVNYLHERNIVHRDLKPENLLYLTRDPKSPLVLADFGIAKMLENPTEVLTTMAGSFGYAAPEVMLKQGHGKAVDLWSLGVITYTLLCGYSPFRSESLSDLIEECRAARIVFHERYWRDVSKDAKDFILSLLQPDPAKRPTSQDALKHPWLTGESASDRDLLPEIRAYIARSRLRRGIEIIKLANRIEALKMQEDEEGDIPSPAEMAAAADEPSKSSDTTAFPPLEGSEANGSSSPAPVDGTTGGTKKRSLSKVARGAIFREVVLAKVREMKENEERERIEREARERTAHA, via the exons ATGGAGCTACTGTCCCTTTGGCAGAAAGATGCTAATCATGGTATGGTTGTCTTAGTCTCTTCTATGTTCAACAAGCTGTCCGGGCAGCCCGAGAGTTACGAAAAAAA AGCGCTGTATAGATTTGGAAGGACGCTAGGTGCAGGCACTTATGGTATCGTCCGTGAAGCAGAGAGCAGCGGGGGAAAGGTCGCAATCAAAATCATCCTGAAGAAAAATGTCCGCGGCAATGAGCGCATGGTCTACGAcgagctggagatgttgcAGGCCCTCGATCACCCCAACATTGTTCACTTTGTAGATTGGTTCGAATCCAAG GACAAATTCTACATTGTCACTCAGCTGGCCACTGGTGGTGAGTTGTTTGACCGGATTTGCGAGTACGGCAAATTCACAGAGAAGGATGCTTCTCAGACAATCCGGCAGGTGCTGGATGCTGTGAACTACCTTCACGAGCGCAATATCGTCCACCGAG ATCTGAAACCCGAGAACCTCCTGTATCTCACTCGCGACCCCAAGTCCCCCCTGGTGTTGGCTGATTTTGGTATCGCGAAAATGCTGGAAAACCCTACCGAAGTCCTCACAACCATGGCAGGCTCATTCGGTTATGCGGCGCCCGAGGTCATGCTCAAGCAAGGCCACGGCAAGGCCGTCGACTTGTGGTCCCTCGGTGTTATTACCTACACCCTGTTGTGCGGATACTCGCCCTTCCGATCGGAAAGCCTGTCCGATCTGATCGAAGAATGCCGCGCTGCCCGGATCGTCTTCCACGAGCGCTACTGGCGCGATGTCTCCAAGGATGCCAAGGACTTCATTCTCAGCCTGCTCCAGCCCGACCCCGCCAAGCGGCCCACATCGCAGGATGCATTGAAACACCCGTGGCTGACTGGTGAGTCTGCCAGCGACCGCGACTTGCTGCCTGAGATCCGTGCCTACATCGCCCGCTCCCGCCTCCGGAGAGGAATCgagatcatcaagctggcgaACCGCATCGAAGCGCTCAAGATgcaagaagacgaagagggcGATATCCCCAGTCCTGCCGAGATGGCGGCAGCTGCGGACGAACCCAGCAAATCCAGTGACACTACAGCGTTTCCTCCTCTCGAGGGGTCGGAGGCGAATGGGAGCTCATCCCCTGCGCCTGTTGATGGCACAACCGGTGGGACCAAGAAGCGGAGTCTGAGCAAGGTCGCACGCGGCGCGATCTTCCGCGAAGTCGTTCTGGCCAAGGTTCGCGAGATGAAGGAGAACGAAGAGCGTGAAAGAATCGAACGGGAGGCTCGAGAGCGAACTGCCCATGCTTGA
- a CDS encoding ubiquitin-conjugating enzyme E2, whose product MFAGKRLSKELLKMKEHLPPGISIVKDDNLEEWQMDIKVLDDNPLYKDQTYRLKFTFGSKYPIEPPEVQFIELPSTSDTPRPIPMHPHIYSNGIICLDLLGSAGWSPVQTVESVCMSIQSMLTANNRNERPPGDAEFVSYNKRRPRDIAFMYDDDNV is encoded by the exons ATGTTTGCCGGAAAGCGTCTGAGCAAA GAGCTCCTGAAG ATGAAGGAACATCTCCCGCCAGGCATCTCGATAGTCAAAGACGATAATCTCGAAGAATGGCAAATGGACATCAAAGTCCTTGATGACAACCCGCTCTACAAAGACCAGACCTACCGACTCAAATTTACCTTTGGGTCGAAATATCCCATCG AACCACCAGAAGTCCAATTTATCGAACTCCCCAGTACATCCGATACCCCACGGCCCATCCCCATGCACCCCCACATCTATAGCAACGGCATCATCtgcctcgacctcctcggcTCTGCCGGCTGGTCGCCTGTGCAAACGGTTGAAAGCGTCTGCATGAGTATCCAAAGCATGCTGACAGCAAATAACCGCAACGAACGGCCTCCCGGTGATGCTGAATTTGTCTCATATAACAAGCGCCGCCCGCGTGATATCGCTTTCATGtacgatgatgataatgtGTAG
- a CDS encoding NADH-quinone oxidoreductase subunit D — MAASFARLAGSAPKKLCLRPSTFARNTRSISTTLPRRYAEPTSYQATRLVPTDSTFTHLANKATAESEAASNLESQAEGVDRKIRHYTVNFGPQHPAAHGVLRLILELNGEEIVRADPHVGLLHRGTEKLIEYKTYMQALPYFDRLDYVSMMTNEQCFSLAVEKLLNIEIPERAKWIRTMFGEITRILNHLMSVLSHAMDVGALTPFLWGFEEREKLMEFYERVSGARLHAAYVRPGGVSQDLPLGLLDDIYQWATQFGDRIDETEELLTDNRIWKARTQGVGVVTAADAINMSFTGVMLRGSGVPWDIRKSQPYDAYDQVEFDVPVGVNGDCYDRYLCRMEEFRQSLRIIHQCLNKMPAGPVRVEDYKISPPPRAAMKENMEALIHHFLLFTKGYAVPPGETYSAIEAPKGEMGVYLVSDGSERPYRCKIRAPGFAHLSGFDQISRGHLLADAVAIIGTMDLVFGEVDR, encoded by the exons ATGGCTGCCTCTTTCGCCCGTCTGGCGGGCAGTGCGCCCAAGAAGCTCTGTCTTCGCCCCTCTACGTTCGCCAGAAACACCCGTTCAATATCAACGACCCTTCCCCGTCGGTACGCGGAGCCTACCAGCTACCAGGCTACCAGACTCGTCCCGACGGATTCGACGTTCACACACCTGGCCAACAAGGCTACCGCAGAGTCCGAGGCTGCCTCGAATCTTGAGTCGCAGGCGGAAGGAGTCGACCGCAAGATCCGTCACTACACTGTCAACTTCGGTCCCCAGCATCCTGCCGCTCACGGTGTGCTTCGATTGATTCTGGAACTCAATGGCGAAGAAATTGTCCGCGCAGATCCCCATGTCGGTCTGCTGCACCGTGGTACCGAGAAGTTGATCGAGTACAAGACCTACATGCAGGCTCTGCCCTACTTTGATCGTCTTGACTATGTTTCCATGATGACGAATGAGCAGTGCTTCTCGCTGGCTGTTGAGAAGCTGCTTAACATCGAAATTCCCGAGAGAGCCAAGTGGATTCGGACTATGTTCGGCGAGATTACGCGTATCCTGAACCACCTCATGTCGGTTCTTTCCCATGCTATGGACGTTGGTGCTTTGACACCTTTCCTGTGGGGTTTCGAGGAGCGTGAGAAGCTCATG GAGTTCTACGAGCGTGTCTCCGGTGCCCGTCTACATGCTGCATATGTTCGCCCTGGTGGCGTATCGCAGGACCTTCCCCTTGGccttctcgatgatatcTACCAATGGGCCACCCAGTTCGGCGACCGCATTGACGAGACCGAGGAGCTGCTTACAGATAACCGTATCTGGAAGGCTAGAACTCAGggtgttggtgttgtcaCCGCAGCTGACGCCATCAACATGAGTTTCACTGGTGTCATGCTCCGTGGTTCCGGTGTCCCGTGGGATATCCGCAAGTCGCAGCCCTACGATGCCTACGATCAGGTTGAGTTCGACGTTCCCGTTGGTGTCAACGGTGACTGCTACGACCGTTACCTTTGCCGAATGGAGGAGTTCCGCCAGTCCTTGCGCATCATTCACCAGTGCTTGAACAAGATGCCCGCTGGTCCTGTCCGCGTCGAAGACTACAAGATCTCTCCCCCTCCCCGTGCCGCCATGAAGGAGAACATGGAGGCGCTGATCCACCacttccttctcttcaccaaGGGATACGCCGTTCCTCCTGGTGAGACTTACTCCGCCATTGAGGCCCCCAAGGGTGAAATGGGTGTCTACCTTGTCAGTGACGGCAGCGAGAGACCCTACCGCTGCAAGATCCGTGCTCCCGGCTTTGCTCATTTGAGTGGATTTGATCAGATTTCTCGTGGTCACCTTCTGGCAGATGCTGTCGCTATTATCG GTACAATGGATCTTGTGTTCGGTGAAGTCGACCGGTAG
- a CDS encoding DNA-directed RNA polymerase core subunit RPC40: MAPLIPSQEELDRRRIIGINPETVTNIPSTDFPGHWPGESHEWNLEKFKDGFRVEFHRNDPFESSFSLIGLDASIANAFRRILMAEVPTLAIEYVFVHNNTSVIQDEVLASRLGLIPLKGSVEGLNWMRWFKKPTEDDPESGSTPADYNTIVLRLDVECTENPNAAPGEDDPRKLYKNAHVYAKDITFHPVGRQEQFFTGDGAIQPVNPDILIAKLRPGQKIDMELHCIKGIGADHAKFSPVATATYRLMPDIKILRPIIGEDAKKFAKCFPKGVIELEPVTSREAAQKGSEYEGRAGEMKAVVRDPFKDTVSRECLRHEEFQGKVKLGRIRDHFIFNVESTGQFESDYLFLESVKVLKLKCARWKRGLADLMR; the protein is encoded by the exons ATGGCGCCTCTTATCCCATCGCAAGAGGAGCTTGATCGTAGAAGG ATCATCGGTATCAACCCAGAGACGGTCACCAATATCCCTTCCACAGATTTTCCGGGTCACTGGCCCGGCGAGTCGCATGAATGGAATTTGGAAAAGTTCAAAGAT GGCTTCCGAGTCGAGTTCCATCGCAATGACCCGTTCgaatcctccttctccttgattgGACTTGATGCCTCCATCGCAAATGCTTTCCGTCGGATTCTGATGGCTGAAGTACCAACCCTGGCCATCGAGTATGTGTTCGTTCACAACAACACTTCCGTTATACAGGACGAAGTCCTCGCTTCGCGATTGGGTCTGATCCCGTTGAAAGGCTCAGTAGAGGGTCTCAACTGGATGCGCTGGTTTAAGAAGCCCACAGAGGACGATCCGGAATCTGGCAGTACCCCTGCGGACTACAACACCATCGTTTTACGCTTGGATGTTGAGTGTACCGAGAACCCCAATGCTGCCCCGGGCGAGGATGACCCTCGCAAACTTTACAAGAACGCGCATGTGTATGCCAAGGATATCACCTTCCACCCCGTCGGACGTCAGGAACAATTCTTCACTGGCGACGGTGCAATTCAGCCCGTCAATCCAGATATTCTGATCGCCAAGCTACGTCCAGGACAGAAGATCGATATGGAGTTGCACTGCATCAAAGGCATCGGAGCTGATCATGCCAAATTCTCGCCCGTGGCTACCGCAACATACCGCCTCATGCCAGACATCAAGATTCTCCGCCCTATCATCGGTGAAGACGCCAAGAAATTCGCCAAATGCTTCCCCAAGGGAGTTATTGAGCTGGAGCCCGTTACGTCGAGGGAAGCTGCGCAGAAAGGAAGCGAATATGAGGGTCGTGCAGGCGAGATGAAGGCCGTCGTTCGTGACCCTTTCAAGGATACCGTCAGCAGAGAGTGCCTGCGACACGAAGAATTCCAGGGCAAGGTGAAGCTGGGCCGCATTCGCGATCATTTCATCTTCAACGTTGAGAGCACTGGCCAGTTTGAAAGTGACTATCTTTTCCTCGAAAGTGTGAAGGTGCTCAAGCTGAAATGCGCGAGATGGAAGCGAGGCTTGGCGGATCTCATGCGGTAA